The DNA region TGTTGGGGCGTAAGCATGATGTGGTGGCTTGTGTGGTGAATGATGCGGCCGAGTATTCGCTTCCCAGCATGGGTGTGATTGAGGTGCAGGACGCCGAAACCGGTGAAGTGCTGACAGTGGATACCTCGTCAGCAAGTTTCAGAAAAGAATATGAGCAGGCAGTGCAAGTCCGCAAAGAAGCGCGCGACAAACTTCTGCGCAAGTCCCAGGTGGATCGGGTGGATGTAAAATCCAGCAACGATTTCATTGATCCCCTGGTGGCGTTTTTTAAGAAGAGAAAATAATGGCAGCTATCCAGTGTAAAGTTGAAATTCCAGGTATCAGCGGATTGAAGGACGGGGAACTCACGGTCGGCCGTGAGTTTTTGCTGGTCTGTGACGGTGATTTTCCAAAGGACCTGCAACAGGATAAACTGCAACTGGTATTGGCGCCGGAACAGAAATACTCCATCAAGCTTCAGGGCTTTGAGTTTCGTTCGCCAACCCAAGCCGATTTGAAAGTCGTCTCTTACACGGCCGGCAATCCCGTTAAGTTTGATAATCTTCAGTTAACCGATGGCACGCAAACTCTGGATTTGGGTTTGGTGCAGTTTCAACTGATCAGTGTTTTGCCACCGCCGCCGCCTCCGGGAAAGCCGGGCGAGCAACCTCCCAAGCAAGAACCCTTCGGTCCCATTGGTCCGTTGAATATTCCGGTGCCACCGGTGTACTGGATTATTCTTGCTGCGGTTTTGGGTGTGGTGGCTTTGTTCGTGGCAACCAAAGTATTCAGATCCATTCAACGTCGTAAAATCATTGAGCGTCTTAAGGAGCATGATTCCGCTCTTTCACCGATTGCCGAGTTTCACCAGAAATTCCGTCGTATGCAAAGAGCCAATACAGTCTTCTTTGGCGGCACACCTCAGCCCGAGGACATTCCGACGGCTTTGGATGAAACGCGCCACATGTTGAAACTTTATATCACTCGCCGTTATAAAATTCCGGCTCTGGAGTGGAGCCCGCGTTTGATTTTGAAAGACCTTAAAAAATATCATCCTAAAGTATATCAGGATACGGGTGTTGAACTTGAGAAGCTGGTTAAAGAGTTTCAGCACGCCGTTGAAGATAAAGCCAAGTTGAGTAAGTCCGACGTCTTGAATCTTTCCAAAAGAGCCCGCCTGTTGGTGGAAGATATGGAGAGGTTGTCATGACCATTCATTCTCCGCTGGCCTATTGGTTGATTCTTCCCCTGATCGCAGTTGTGATCTGGGTTTTGTGGCATAAAAAAACCAAAACTCCCACATTGCAGTTTGGTACCGTGCAAATTTTGAAGTCCGTGAATCCAAGCCTGCGCACACGTTTGTTGAACTTGCCGCTGCTGTTAAAAGTCCTGGGAATTGCGCTGGCGATTTTTGCGCTGTCGCGTCCGCAGGAAATGAATACCAAAATCAAAAAGAATGTCGAAGGTATCGACATCGTGATTGCTCTGGATATTTCAGATTCCATGTTGATCGAGGACATGAGGCCTTTGAATCGTTTGGAAGCAGCCAAAGAAACCATCAAGCAATTTATCAGCGGCAGAAGCTCGGACCGCATTGGTCTGGTGATTTTTGCCGGTGAATCCTTCACGCTGGTTCCACCCACTTTGGATTATCAATTGATCCTTTCCAGAGTTGACGAAATCACGACCGCTGCCAGCGCCCGCATCAAAGACGGAACCGCACTGGGTGTGGCCCTGGCAAATGCGGCTGGCCGCCTTAAGGATTCTCAAGCAAAAAGCCGTGTTGTGATTTTCATGACGGACGGGGAGAACAACTCCGGTACTATCGATCCGGAAACGGGGCTTGAGATCGCCAAAGGTTATGGCATTAAAATCTATTCGATTGGTATCGGTAAAGACGGTCCAACCAGAATTCCAATTTACTCCCGCGATATCTTTGGTCAAAAGGTTAAAACCTATCAGCCGTTTGATTCCACGGTGAATGAGGATCTTTTGGGGCGTATGGCCAGCGAAACCGGTGGAAAGTTCTATCGCGCCTCCAAGGAAGATTCACTGAAAGGTGTTTTTAAAGACATCGACAGTCTTGAAAAAACCAAAATCGATATTAATAAGTTCACCAACTATACAGAGAAATACCCTCCGTATCTGGTACTGGGAATTATTCTTTACTTGGCAGGATTGCTGTTGGGTCGTACGTGGTTAAGGAGGGTGCCATAATGTTCAGATTTGAAAACATGGCCGCTTTTAACTATTTGTGGATCATTCCAGCCATTATCATTGTGGGTTACTTCTTTGATCGCAGATCCAAGAAGGCCATGGAAAACGCCATTGGCTCAAGACTCTATCCGTTTCTTTCAAGTTCGGTATCCGCGCAAAAGCGTCGTATTAAAACGATTTTGCAGGTGCTGGTGGTGTTCTTCTTTGTGCTTGCCTTGGCCAGACCGCAGTTCGGTCAAAGCACCCAGGAAGTTAAAAGCGAAGGTGTCGAGATCATTTTTGCGGTCGACGTTTCAGACAGTATGATGGCTGAAGACGTTAAGCCGAATCGTTTGACCCAGGCAAAAACTGAGTTGAATCGCCTGGTCGATCAAATGCCGGGGAATAAAATCGGCATCATGGCCTTTGCGGGTTCCGCGGCTTTGTTATCACCTTTAACCAACGATCCAAGTGCCGTGAAAATGTACATCGATGCATTGGATACAAATTCCGTTTCAACTCAAGGTACGAACTTTCAGGATGTTTTAAGCAATGCCAAAGATGCTTTTGAGCGTGGCGGTGTTTCAACAGATGACACGGTCAAAGTGACTCGCGTGATTGTGATCGCATCAGACGGTGAGGATCATGAGCAAGGTGCCATAGAGGCTGCGAAAAAACTGGCAGAAGACGGCACGCGCATTTTCACCATCGCCTACGGTACTGAAAAAGGTGGCGCAATTCCTGTGCGTGATGGCATGGGGTTCTTAAAGGGTTACAAAAAAGATCGTCAGGGCCAAACGGTTATTACGACAGTCAAAGGTGACGCACTCAGAGCCTTGGCCGAAGCTGGCAAGGGAAGTTTTTATACCTCCACCGTTGGCGGCGATCAGGTACGACTGTTGATTGAAGACATCGGCAATTTAGAAAAAACACAATTTGATACGACGATGGCGACCCAGTATGAGGAGCGTTTTCAGACGATCCTTCTGATTGGTATTTTGCTTGCCATGGTGGAGCTGTTCATTGGTGAGCGTCGTAAGGGCTTCCGCTTCTGGAAAGGCCGTTTTGAGGTGCCTGCAGAATGAAGAAGTTTATTTTAATCTCTTTATTGTTGGGCTTAAGTGGATGTGGTGATCAACCTCATCTGAAAGCGATTTCCGTCAATCGCGAAGGCAACAAGCTTTTGGAAAAGCAGAGTTTTCAAGCCGC from Bdellovibrio sp. GT3 includes:
- a CDS encoding vWA domain-containing protein; translated protein: MFRFENMAAFNYLWIIPAIIIVGYFFDRRSKKAMENAIGSRLYPFLSSSVSAQKRRIKTILQVLVVFFFVLALARPQFGQSTQEVKSEGVEIIFAVDVSDSMMAEDVKPNRLTQAKTELNRLVDQMPGNKIGIMAFAGSAALLSPLTNDPSAVKMYIDALDTNSVSTQGTNFQDVLSNAKDAFERGGVSTDDTVKVTRVIVIASDGEDHEQGAIEAAKKLAEDGTRIFTIAYGTEKGGAIPVRDGMGFLKGYKKDRQGQTVITTVKGDALRALAEAGKGSFYTSTVGGDQVRLLIEDIGNLEKTQFDTTMATQYEERFQTILLIGILLAMVELFIGERRKGFRFWKGRFEVPAE
- a CDS encoding vWA domain-containing protein; this translates as MTIHSPLAYWLILPLIAVVIWVLWHKKTKTPTLQFGTVQILKSVNPSLRTRLLNLPLLLKVLGIALAIFALSRPQEMNTKIKKNVEGIDIVIALDISDSMLIEDMRPLNRLEAAKETIKQFISGRSSDRIGLVIFAGESFTLVPPTLDYQLILSRVDEITTAASARIKDGTALGVALANAAGRLKDSQAKSRVVIFMTDGENNSGTIDPETGLEIAKGYGIKIYSIGIGKDGPTRIPIYSRDIFGQKVKTYQPFDSTVNEDLLGRMASETGGKFYRASKEDSLKGVFKDIDSLEKTKIDINKFTNYTEKYPPYLVLGIILYLAGLLLGRTWLRRVP